A window of the Parvularcula bermudensis HTCC2503 genome harbors these coding sequences:
- a CDS encoding TIGR04141 family sporadically distributed protein, giving the protein MSKSRSFSIYLLKEGFDASNALKDDHALDDAVAGEALPEGSTLFVLDNAPTPPWWKGYFGIQKDLRQALKGAVVFLPVDDRVFAITFGHVYHNLLDTSYEYDFGLRVTLNCLDPDKLKSTDILEPSGAKRQRTQMPTDSDLTYFDFDQDTTILKSLTGKVKDEHKNLFKHATGASNIRVSSDVTPDGLPELCEKLLTLYEDDAYKTTFPGLQNISPVRDPSVLATLDGLLLDAVINKSDSLSLSVPEILNYHDGLWATFSGAGGGLIYDDVFIGRYYDYLQLRGVSLNTIDIEALRKHCLNLTDEDGQPRGERHSVYKCLIFDTTLPESGETYHLCDGNWYLVDTDFVSQLSTFLDPFCTASSFPDFTHENEGEFNEAVAAAGAGLICLDKSSITPTGQKAVEPCDVYEVQGGKAVLHHVKISTLSAQLSHLFNQGTNSIHLLRDDKEARDKLKALVSDGAPANAQEAFTAPIDEDKFKVVFQIVTHKDADAKALNFPLFSRISLMRALKDLRRMGIEAEFAFIKDATPTSEGKKKKRKSKTDEADAGNDNDEAEAA; this is encoded by the coding sequence ATGAGTAAGTCCCGTTCCTTTTCAATCTATCTGCTCAAGGAAGGCTTTGATGCCTCCAATGCGCTGAAAGATGACCATGCGCTCGATGACGCAGTCGCGGGCGAAGCGCTTCCTGAAGGCTCAACGCTGTTTGTGCTTGATAACGCGCCGACCCCGCCTTGGTGGAAGGGATACTTCGGTATTCAGAAAGACTTGAGGCAAGCTCTCAAGGGTGCAGTCGTCTTTCTTCCCGTCGATGATCGCGTATTCGCGATCACGTTCGGGCACGTCTACCACAACCTGCTCGACACGAGCTACGAGTACGACTTCGGGCTGCGCGTGACGCTCAACTGTCTCGATCCTGACAAGTTGAAAAGCACCGACATCCTTGAGCCCAGCGGCGCAAAGCGTCAGCGCACGCAGATGCCGACGGATTCCGATCTTACCTACTTCGACTTCGATCAGGACACGACCATTCTGAAGAGCCTGACCGGCAAGGTGAAAGACGAGCACAAAAATCTTTTCAAACACGCGACGGGGGCGAGCAATATCCGCGTCAGCTCGGATGTCACTCCAGACGGGCTTCCCGAACTCTGTGAGAAATTGCTCACGCTCTATGAGGACGACGCCTACAAGACCACTTTCCCTGGCCTGCAGAACATCTCGCCTGTGCGTGATCCTTCGGTGCTTGCCACGCTGGACGGCCTGTTGTTGGACGCCGTGATCAACAAGAGCGACAGCCTTTCGCTGAGCGTCCCTGAAATCCTAAACTACCATGATGGACTCTGGGCGACCTTTTCGGGCGCTGGGGGCGGCTTGATCTATGACGACGTGTTCATTGGGCGTTACTACGACTATCTGCAGCTTCGCGGCGTTTCCCTAAACACAATCGATATCGAGGCGCTGCGAAAGCATTGCCTCAACCTGACAGATGAAGATGGCCAGCCGCGTGGCGAGCGCCATTCGGTCTACAAGTGCCTGATCTTTGACACGACTCTTCCTGAGTCAGGTGAGACCTATCATCTGTGTGACGGCAACTGGTATCTGGTTGATACCGATTTCGTCTCCCAGCTATCGACTTTTCTCGACCCCTTCTGTACCGCGAGCAGCTTCCCCGACTTCACGCACGAGAATGAAGGCGAGTTCAACGAGGCTGTTGCAGCAGCGGGCGCAGGACTTATCTGCCTCGACAAATCGAGCATTACCCCGACGGGGCAGAAGGCCGTCGAGCCCTGCGATGTCTATGAAGTCCAGGGCGGCAAAGCGGTACTGCACCACGTAAAGATTTCCACGCTGTCCGCGCAACTCAGCCACCTGTTCAATCAGGGAACTAACTCAATCCACCTTCTGCGCGACGATAAAGAAGCGCGGGACAAGCTAAAAGCGCTGGTGTCCGATGGCGCACCTGCAAATGCGCAGGAAGCGTTCACCGCACCTATCGACGAAGACAAATTCAAGGTCGTATTCCAGATCGTCACCCATAAGGACGCGGATGCGAAAGCGCTCAACTTCCCGCTGTTCTCCCGCATCAGTCTCATGCGTGCGCTGAAGGACCTGCGTCGCATGGGGATCGAAGCGGAGTTCGCCTTCATCAAGGATGCAACGCCAACTTCGGAAGGGAAGAAGAAAAAGCGGAAGTCGAAAACCGACGAAGCTGATGCCGGAAACGATAACGACGAAGCGGAGGCGGCATGA
- a CDS encoding restriction endonuclease subunit S: protein MVPEGWKMESLGNWIEAYREKSVEKDQYPVLTSSREGLIPQSEYYGESRITSRDNVGFHVIPPQFFTYRSRSDDGLFFFNRNDTGQTGIISHFYPVFDFPKGNSDFFLAALNFWRKRFAGYAVGSSQVVLSLNALKSVKLPIPPKHVQDEIADILTSWDRAIKTTEKLIANSQAQKKSLMQQLLTGKKRLPRFSDVWREVQLGELGDFIKGKGIPRDEVVETGLPAIRYGEIYTTHHFIVETFASFISEEAAAQSVPLNNGDILFTCSGETADEIGKCVAYLGNDRSFAGGDIILFREHGQCAHFLGYALNSSEVVRQKTRFGQGNSVVHINARNLSQITLMLPSLEEQEAIADILDTARRDIRQLEIELQNLQIERAALMQQLLTGKRRVKVEKEAAA, encoded by the coding sequence ATGGTTCCTGAGGGTTGGAAGATGGAAAGCCTCGGAAACTGGATCGAGGCGTATCGGGAAAAATCTGTCGAAAAGGATCAGTACCCAGTGCTGACCTCTTCCAGAGAGGGGTTGATCCCGCAAAGCGAGTACTATGGTGAGAGCCGTATTACCTCGCGCGACAACGTGGGTTTTCATGTAATTCCGCCTCAATTCTTCACGTATCGCTCTCGGAGCGATGACGGTCTTTTCTTCTTCAATCGAAACGACACAGGCCAAACTGGAATCATCAGTCACTTCTATCCCGTCTTCGACTTTCCCAAGGGCAACAGCGACTTCTTTTTGGCGGCTTTGAATTTTTGGAGAAAGCGGTTCGCTGGATATGCGGTTGGAAGTTCGCAAGTGGTGTTGTCGCTGAATGCGTTGAAGTCGGTCAAACTTCCGATTCCACCGAAACATGTTCAGGACGAAATTGCTGATATCCTTACCAGCTGGGATCGGGCGATTAAGACGACGGAGAAATTGATCGCGAACAGCCAAGCCCAGAAGAAATCACTGATGCAGCAGCTGCTTACAGGCAAGAAGCGTCTTCCGCGTTTTTCAGATGTCTGGCGCGAGGTTCAACTGGGAGAGCTGGGCGATTTCATAAAAGGTAAGGGCATCCCGCGAGACGAAGTGGTCGAAACGGGATTGCCTGCAATTCGCTACGGCGAAATTTACACCACGCACCATTTCATCGTTGAGACCTTTGCCTCCTTTATCTCTGAAGAAGCAGCCGCTCAAAGCGTTCCGCTGAACAATGGCGATATTCTCTTCACGTGTTCTGGGGAAACGGCGGACGAAATCGGGAAGTGTGTCGCCTACCTCGGGAATGATCGATCATTCGCAGGCGGCGATATTATCCTGTTTCGCGAACATGGTCAGTGTGCACACTTTCTTGGATACGCTCTCAACTCGTCCGAGGTAGTGCGGCAGAAGACGCGGTTCGGGCAGGGAAATTCCGTCGTTCATATCAATGCCCGCAACCTTTCTCAGATCACGCTCATGCTCCCTTCTCTCGAAGAGCAAGAGGCCATCGCTGACATTCTGGACACGGCGAGGCGGGACATCCGCCAGCTCGAAATCGAGCTTCAGAATCTCCAAATCGAAAGAGCCGCTCTCATGCAGCAACTCCTCACCGGTAAGCGCCGTGTGAAAGTAGAAAAGGAGGCAGCGGCATGA
- a CDS encoding HAD family hydrolase produces MSDLKRTAIIYDYDGTLARGNIQENSFLPAIDLTREEFWKEVKRLTREHDADEILVYMQLMLREAQRKGLRVTRDKLKSHGGSSELFDGLADHSWFERINAFASERGLQVEHYIVSSGTQEMIEGSPIAGDFKGIFASRYIYNENGEAEWPSLAINYTTKTQFLFRINKGIDSVWDNDAINAFMPEAERPIPFSRMIFIGDGDTDIPAMKMTSHYGGQSIAAYDPKRDSRALEKIHRLISDGRVNFVAPADYSENAHLDILLKGILGRIARAEGYRPS; encoded by the coding sequence ATGAGCGACCTCAAGCGCACAGCTATCATCTATGACTATGACGGCACTCTCGCGCGTGGAAACATTCAGGAGAACTCATTCCTGCCAGCGATCGACCTAACCCGCGAAGAATTCTGGAAGGAAGTCAAGCGCCTCACGAGAGAGCATGATGCGGACGAAATCCTCGTCTACATGCAACTGATGCTGCGGGAAGCCCAGCGCAAAGGATTGAGAGTCACTAGGGACAAACTGAAATCCCACGGCGGCTCATCGGAGCTGTTTGATGGCCTGGCAGATCATAGCTGGTTCGAGCGGATAAACGCGTTTGCGTCAGAGCGCGGCTTGCAGGTTGAGCACTACATCGTCTCGTCTGGAACACAGGAGATGATCGAAGGATCACCCATAGCGGGCGACTTCAAGGGGATATTTGCCTCCCGATACATCTACAACGAAAATGGCGAAGCAGAGTGGCCCAGTCTCGCCATCAACTACACTACGAAGACCCAGTTTCTCTTTAGGATCAACAAGGGGATCGACAGCGTCTGGGACAACGATGCCATCAACGCGTTCATGCCTGAAGCTGAGCGCCCAATTCCGTTTTCTAGAATGATCTTCATCGGTGACGGCGACACCGATATACCCGCCATGAAGATGACCTCTCACTACGGAGGGCAATCTATAGCGGCGTACGACCCTAAAAGAGATTCTCGCGCCCTAGAGAAAATCCATCGATTGATTTCTGACGGTCGAGTTAATTTCGTCGCCCCAGCCGACTACTCCGAAAATGCGCATCTAGACATCTTGCTGAAGGGGATACTCGGACGCATTGCCCGAGCGGAAGGGTATAGACCGTCATGA
- a CDS encoding restriction endonuclease subunit S: protein MTDDAIIFESLGRAAEISAGYPLRGSAEALKAGDVHFLALKDVSLDADIDWAHVPTVELPSKRTPDWLSGDDVIFSARGTRTLAYPINDPPARAVCAPQFYVIKVKRPEKLLPAFLAWQINQKPAQDYFSRTATGSYIQNIRRKALENLPLAIPPVHEQQVIVEFWRAAQRERAVLNQLIQNRNQQLDALAVGLLHTRLRGAQQ from the coding sequence ATGACGGATGACGCAATCATTTTCGAGAGCCTTGGACGCGCCGCTGAAATCTCGGCGGGCTACCCGCTGCGCGGCTCAGCCGAGGCCCTGAAGGCGGGCGACGTGCACTTCTTGGCGCTCAAGGATGTGAGCCTCGATGCGGATATCGACTGGGCACACGTCCCGACGGTCGAGCTGCCCTCGAAGCGCACGCCCGACTGGCTCAGCGGAGACGATGTGATTTTTTCCGCGCGGGGCACACGAACTCTGGCTTACCCCATCAACGATCCGCCTGCGCGCGCCGTATGCGCTCCGCAGTTCTACGTCATTAAGGTGAAACGCCCAGAGAAGCTGCTGCCCGCCTTTCTTGCTTGGCAGATCAATCAGAAGCCTGCCCAAGACTATTTCTCGCGCACGGCCACTGGCTCATACATCCAGAACATACGCCGCAAAGCGCTTGAAAACCTCCCGCTCGCCATTCCGCCGGTCCACGAGCAGCAGGTCATTGTCGAATTCTGGCGCGCAGCCCAGCGCGAGCGCGCCGTACTCAACCAGCTCATTCAAAACCGAAACCAGCAACTCGACGCGCTCGCTGTCGGGCTCCTGCACACACGCCTAAGGGGGGCGCAACAATGA
- a CDS encoding type I restriction endonuclease subunit R: MSYTPNTAEQYSAHVPALQTLISLGWRFMPTVECLKRREGNKAVVLKGILVEQLKKRRFEYKGQSYPLSTNAIDQIVRDLTSPHLQEGLLTANERLYNALTLGITVTEFVDGKKHSPTIPVIDWLDPSNNDFTVTEEFEVLATDGTRTRRPDIVCFVNGIPLVVIEAKRPDSGNPNKSMIDEGISQNIRNQKPDEIPELFAYSQLLMSISGLEGRYATTKTPKKFWAGWREEELSEAHFKEVKNKPLSLEARDALLFDKPKSVQEHFRSLWTGEQFVTDQDRMLVSLLSKDRFLEFVRFFILFDKKVGKIAARYQQVFGIKALIDRISHIRPDGGREGGVIWHTTGSGKSFTMVFLCKALLLHQNLTECRVVVVTDRVDLEKQLARTFLTGGALGNTSAGKKEESRAKASTGRDLAKRIGKGNERIIFSIINKFGTASKLPECYNPSENIIVLIDEGHRSQSGENHERMRKALPNASYVAFTGTPLLKDDKTTNKFGPIVHAYTMQRAVEDGTVTPLLYEERRPVLDINEKAIDNWFDKITVALTDQQKSDLKEKYGKKGQLYGSANRIDLIAWDIAVHFNENFKALGKDLKGQLATDSKLSAIRYKKALDATGLVTSAVVISPPDTREGHEDVDEAELPEVQQWWKDNVKCDPEDYERDIIEAFSEPGAPDILIVVDKLLTGFDEPRNAVLYIDKPLKHHNIIQAIARVNRLHEQKKYGLLIDYRGILKELDTAIDGYQDLAERTQAGFDLDDLQGLYSDVSTEYKRLPALHEKLLSVFSGVKNRADLEQYRRVLIPKYEQDENGDAVDDNQKVREDFYEALTEFGICLKIALGSRSFFDDASVSEQQIQTYKRDLKFFSELRRIAKRDAQETVDFSAYEDQIRRLVDRYVLGEEIQEADGVYVVNNLGQKDRAEEWTPEKLKNETDIIRSRVKRTIEQDLADDPYAQAYFSELLRQAIEDADALFEHPFKQYALFKDFEAEVNERRVDGIPPSLGENKHAAAYFGIFKIVLGNEFEREDVSRLAEVSLQIDNIVVDSVAENSLNPQNIEAAIRKKVLPLLFKPIGLERAKEVCERIVEVTKLGLSRGDF; encoded by the coding sequence ATGAGTTATACGCCGAACACCGCCGAGCAATATTCCGCACACGTCCCCGCTCTGCAGACGCTTATTTCCCTCGGCTGGAGATTCATGCCGACCGTCGAGTGCCTGAAACGACGTGAAGGCAACAAGGCTGTCGTCCTGAAGGGAATTCTCGTCGAGCAGCTCAAAAAGCGGCGTTTCGAATACAAAGGGCAATCTTATCCGCTGTCGACAAATGCGATCGATCAGATCGTACGCGATCTAACTTCGCCGCACTTACAAGAAGGCCTGCTGACGGCAAACGAACGCCTTTACAATGCCCTGACGCTCGGCATCACAGTGACCGAATTCGTCGACGGTAAGAAGCACTCTCCAACGATACCAGTGATCGACTGGCTTGACCCTTCCAACAATGACTTCACGGTCACAGAGGAATTTGAGGTGCTTGCCACCGATGGTACGCGCACCCGTCGCCCAGACATCGTCTGTTTCGTGAACGGAATTCCTCTCGTCGTGATCGAGGCGAAACGCCCCGATTCCGGCAATCCCAACAAGTCGATGATCGACGAGGGCATAAGCCAGAACATCCGCAATCAGAAGCCTGACGAAATTCCCGAGCTTTTTGCCTACTCACAATTGCTGATGTCGATCAGCGGTCTTGAAGGGCGGTACGCCACCACGAAGACACCCAAGAAGTTTTGGGCGGGCTGGAGAGAAGAAGAGCTGTCGGAAGCGCACTTCAAAGAAGTGAAAAACAAACCTCTGTCACTCGAAGCCCGTGATGCTCTGCTCTTCGATAAACCGAAGTCCGTTCAGGAGCATTTTCGTAGCCTGTGGACTGGCGAGCAATTCGTTACCGACCAAGACCGTATGTTGGTCAGCCTGCTGTCCAAAGATCGATTCCTGGAGTTCGTCCGCTTCTTCATCCTGTTCGATAAGAAAGTTGGAAAGATCGCCGCCCGTTACCAGCAGGTCTTCGGGATCAAGGCGCTGATAGACCGCATTTCTCACATACGCCCTGACGGAGGACGCGAAGGCGGCGTTATCTGGCATACCACGGGCTCTGGTAAGAGCTTTACGATGGTCTTTTTGTGCAAGGCGTTGCTCCTGCACCAAAACCTGACTGAATGCCGCGTGGTCGTGGTCACGGACAGGGTCGATCTGGAAAAGCAGCTTGCCCGAACCTTCCTGACAGGTGGCGCTTTGGGAAACACAAGCGCCGGCAAGAAAGAAGAGAGCCGCGCTAAGGCCTCGACGGGCAGAGACCTCGCAAAACGCATCGGCAAAGGCAACGAGCGGATCATCTTTTCGATCATCAACAAATTCGGAACCGCGTCGAAGCTGCCTGAGTGCTACAATCCCAGCGAGAACATCATCGTCTTGATCGATGAAGGTCACCGCAGCCAGAGCGGAGAGAACCATGAGAGGATGCGCAAAGCCCTGCCTAACGCGTCCTATGTCGCGTTCACGGGCACCCCGCTCCTGAAAGACGATAAGACGACCAACAAATTCGGCCCCATCGTCCATGCGTACACGATGCAGCGCGCCGTCGAGGACGGCACTGTAACACCACTCCTGTACGAAGAGCGCCGACCTGTCCTCGACATCAACGAGAAGGCGATCGACAACTGGTTCGACAAGATCACTGTGGCATTGACCGACCAACAGAAGAGCGACCTCAAAGAAAAGTACGGCAAGAAAGGCCAGCTCTACGGGTCAGCGAACCGAATTGATCTCATCGCTTGGGATATCGCAGTCCATTTCAATGAGAATTTCAAAGCGCTGGGCAAAGACCTAAAGGGGCAGCTCGCGACGGATAGCAAGCTGTCGGCAATTCGATACAAGAAGGCGCTGGACGCCACGGGGCTAGTAACGAGCGCCGTCGTCATTTCACCACCAGACACTCGCGAGGGGCATGAGGATGTTGACGAGGCTGAACTGCCGGAGGTTCAGCAATGGTGGAAGGACAACGTCAAATGCGATCCTGAGGACTATGAGCGGGACATCATTGAGGCATTCTCGGAGCCAGGCGCACCAGACATCCTGATTGTCGTCGACAAACTGCTGACTGGTTTCGACGAACCAAGAAATGCAGTCCTCTACATCGACAAACCTCTCAAGCACCACAATATCATTCAGGCCATCGCTCGCGTGAACCGCCTGCATGAACAGAAAAAATATGGTCTCCTGATCGACTACCGAGGAATCCTCAAAGAGCTAGATACGGCCATCGACGGCTACCAGGACCTCGCGGAGAGAACGCAGGCCGGATTTGATTTAGACGACCTGCAAGGCCTCTATTCCGATGTCTCAACGGAGTACAAGCGGCTCCCCGCTCTTCATGAAAAACTTCTGTCCGTGTTCTCGGGCGTTAAAAACCGCGCCGATCTAGAGCAATACCGACGGGTGCTCATCCCCAAATACGAACAGGACGAGAATGGAGATGCTGTCGATGACAACCAGAAGGTTAGAGAGGACTTTTACGAGGCGCTGACCGAATTCGGTATCTGCCTGAAGATCGCACTCGGTTCACGCTCGTTCTTCGACGACGCTTCCGTCTCCGAACAACAAATTCAGACCTACAAGCGCGATCTCAAGTTCTTCAGCGAGTTACGTCGTATCGCCAAGCGCGACGCTCAAGAGACTGTCGATTTCAGTGCCTATGAGGATCAGATCAGGCGGCTTGTTGATCGCTATGTGCTGGGCGAGGAAATCCAGGAGGCGGACGGCGTTTATGTTGTCAACAATCTAGGTCAAAAGGATCGTGCTGAAGAATGGACGCCGGAGAAGCTGAAGAACGAAACGGACATCATCCGTTCGCGGGTGAAGCGTACCATTGAACAGGACCTTGCGGACGATCCTTACGCACAGGCTTATTTTTCCGAGTTGCTGAGGCAAGCCATTGAAGATGCGGATGCGCTTTTTGAGCACCCATTCAAGCAATACGCTCTCTTCAAGGACTTCGAGGCAGAAGTGAATGAACGCAGAGTCGACGGCATTCCGCCGTCGCTCGGGGAGAACAAGCACGCAGCGGCGTACTTCGGGATTTTCAAGATCGTCCTTGGCAACGAGTTCGAGCGCGAAGACGTCTCAAGGCTCGCTGAGGTTAGCCTGCAAATCGACAACATCGTCGTTGACTCCGTGGCCGAGAACTCGCTGAACCCGCAGAATATCGAAGCGGCTATTCGCAAGAAAGTGCTCCCGCTTCTCTTCAAGCCGATCGGGTTAGAGCGAGCCAAGGAAGTCTG
- a CDS encoding type I restriction-modification system subunit M gives MNAQVKQDEINKAVWEACDTFRGTVDAGVYKDYVLTMLFLKYLSDVWNDHYEEYKKEYGDEPELINEMMKNERFVLPESANFYALYKRRHEAGNGERIDKALHAIEEANIAKLRDVFQDISFNSNKLGEEAHKNELLKELLEDFAKDKLNLRPSRIGKLDIIGNAYEFLIKQFAADSGRKAGEFYTPPEVSELMAELVAPKEGDEICDPTCGSGSLLMKCGKRVQIENKGSKKYALYGQEAIGSTWALAKMNMFLHGEDNHRIEWGDTIRNPKLLDGEDSLKHFDVVVANPPFSLEKWGHGTAEGDKFSRFRRGIPPKTKGDYAFILHMVETMKPKSGRMAVVAPHGVLFRGSTEGKIRQKLVEENLLDAVIGLPEKLFYGTGIPATILILRKKKSDRNVLFIDASREFISGKNQNQLSNNHIAKIVETYQARKSVDKYAYFATPEEMAENDYNLNIPRYVDTFEEEEEIDLMAVRAEREKLKAELTDLEAQMDGYLKELGYGS, from the coding sequence ATGAACGCACAAGTCAAACAGGACGAGATCAACAAGGCCGTATGGGAAGCGTGCGACACCTTCCGCGGCACCGTCGATGCCGGAGTCTATAAGGACTACGTCCTGACGATGCTCTTCCTGAAATACCTCAGTGACGTGTGGAACGATCATTATGAGGAATACAAGAAGGAGTATGGCGACGAGCCCGAACTCATCAACGAGATGATGAAGAACGAGCGCTTCGTTCTGCCGGAGAGCGCCAACTTCTATGCGCTCTATAAGCGCCGTCACGAAGCCGGAAACGGCGAACGCATCGACAAGGCGCTGCACGCGATCGAAGAGGCGAACATCGCCAAGCTGCGCGACGTATTCCAGGACATCAGCTTCAACTCAAACAAGCTCGGCGAAGAAGCGCACAAGAACGAGTTGCTCAAGGAGCTGCTTGAGGACTTTGCGAAAGACAAGCTCAACCTCCGTCCCAGCCGCATCGGCAAACTCGACATCATCGGCAACGCGTATGAGTTCCTGATCAAACAATTCGCCGCCGACTCGGGCCGCAAGGCGGGTGAATTCTATACGCCGCCCGAAGTCTCCGAGCTGATGGCCGAACTGGTCGCGCCCAAAGAAGGCGATGAGATTTGCGATCCGACATGCGGTTCGGGCTCGCTACTCATGAAGTGTGGCAAGCGCGTGCAAATCGAAAACAAGGGGTCCAAGAAATACGCCCTGTACGGACAGGAGGCGATCGGCAGCACTTGGGCGCTCGCCAAAATGAACATGTTCCTGCACGGTGAAGATAATCACCGCATCGAATGGGGCGATACGATCCGCAACCCGAAACTGCTGGATGGCGAAGACAGCCTCAAGCACTTCGATGTGGTTGTCGCCAACCCGCCCTTCTCGCTTGAGAAGTGGGGTCACGGCACAGCGGAAGGCGACAAGTTCAGTCGATTCCGTCGTGGCATTCCGCCGAAGACCAAGGGCGACTACGCATTCATTCTGCACATGGTCGAGACCATGAAACCCAAGAGCGGGCGCATGGCTGTCGTTGCCCCTCACGGCGTTCTCTTCCGTGGTTCGACCGAAGGGAAAATCCGCCAAAAGCTGGTTGAAGAAAACCTGCTGGACGCCGTAATCGGTCTGCCGGAAAAGCTCTTTTACGGAACCGGCATCCCCGCCACGATCCTCATACTCCGCAAGAAGAAGAGCGACAGAAACGTCCTGTTCATTGACGCAAGCCGCGAGTTCATCTCCGGCAAAAACCAAAACCAACTCTCCAACAATCACATCGCGAAGATCGTGGAGACCTACCAGGCGCGCAAGAGCGTCGATAAGTACGCCTACTTCGCGACGCCCGAGGAGATGGCTGAGAACGATTACAACCTGAACATCCCCCGCTACGTCGACACGTTTGAAGAAGAAGAAGAAATCGACCTGATGGCCGTGCGGGCCGAGCGCGAGAAGCTGAAGGCCGAACTCACTGACCTAGAAGCGCAGATGGACGGCTACCTGAAGGAGCTGGGCTATGGTTCCTGA
- a CDS encoding antirestriction protein ArdA gives MKHEESEIRIYVACLAAYNNGILHGRWVDATLGADHIRERIAEMLASSPIPDAEEYAIHDYEGFEGARIEEYSGVDHVAEIAAFIDEHGEIAGKLMEYFCDLEDAREAIEDRYCGSYISLADYAQEITEQTMEVPQSLQFYIDYEAMGRDLEINDVLAIETGFEVVHIFWRA, from the coding sequence ATGAAACACGAGGAGTCCGAAATCAGAATCTATGTCGCGTGCCTTGCCGCGTACAACAACGGCATCCTGCATGGGCGTTGGGTCGATGCGACATTGGGGGCAGATCATATCCGCGAGCGCATCGCCGAAATGCTTGCCTCCTCACCAATTCCTGATGCTGAGGAATATGCCATTCACGACTACGAAGGCTTCGAGGGGGCGAGGATTGAAGAATACTCCGGCGTTGATCACGTGGCTGAAATCGCCGCCTTCATCGATGAGCATGGAGAAATAGCAGGCAAGCTGATGGAGTACTTCTGCGACCTTGAAGACGCGCGGGAGGCGATCGAAGATCGCTATTGCGGCTCATACATTTCGCTTGCCGACTATGCGCAGGAGATCACTGAGCAGACCATGGAAGTTCCACAGAGTCTGCAATTCTACATCGACTATGAAGCGATGGGTCGCGACCTCGAAATCAACGACGTGTTGGCTATCGAAACGGGCTTTGAAGTAGTCCATATCTTCTGGAGGGCATGA